The Acetivibrio saccincola genome window below encodes:
- a CDS encoding RCC1 domain-containing protein: MFKKISTVLIFMFLFTSFMFNTVLGEDSDEAAVEGFILTIPSGKIGDIDGDKEVNSIDAAILKRYIIEAISKLPAEDEMWVADVNGDEEINSIDYALISQYILHYTDQFPKEERNDYIQVECGISHTVALKYDGTVWVWGDNTNRKLGIEEGANITKPFNIKELQDIVLVSTGDEHSLALKKDGSVWAWGRNVDNQLGDGTNITRRVPVKVELEKIVGIAAGGNFSVALKNDGTVWTWGGNRRGQLGDGTTSQKAFPVKVEGLSGVKKIAAGYDHVLALKEDGTVWAWGSGAFGQLGNGSEDLSTVPVKVNNLTKVKDIYAGKNVSLALKEDGTLWLWGNNDSGMMGDNSKDFYNTPKKYEHIENIKKANISQSYIAVLKNDGTVWTWGYSEKGALGNGSTEISSLPGKVEDLSSVRALSAGENHMAVIKSDGSLWCWGDNKYGQMGNGTGNFVNVPVNVPDISKITKVVTGLRHVVALDEDGNLWGWGDSSSLQLIDSIDSNIVDFPHKIERESLVADIVAGPGRTGVIRQDGTVMLYATKGFSDNQIKPLEIEFFKDYKKIGIGDKHIVGIADNQKVYSSGDSYWGQLGNGSQNHHNNFGDNFNTSVEVSYLEGIIDISTGKDHTIALKEDGTVWGWGVNLNGELGNGLTSHISLVPTQVLEVEDIVAISSGMYHVLALKKDGTVWAWGRNSSGQLGNGTTASSVRTPVQVKGLDNVVAIMAGKSHSMAIKADGSVWVWGDNTFGQLGDGTNENKLLPVENEKLKGAKLISGKGDFTIVLKEDGRLLSMGDNSFSNLGIGRTDIVTRPVKVY, from the coding sequence ATGTTTAAAAAAATTTCAACGGTACTTATTTTTATGTTTTTATTCACATCTTTTATGTTTAACACTGTATTAGGTGAAGATTCAGATGAAGCGGCTGTAGAGGGTTTTATATTAACAATCCCGTCAGGCAAAATCGGGGATATTGACGGGGATAAAGAGGTAAATTCTATAGATGCTGCAATTTTAAAAAGGTATATAATAGAAGCCATTTCAAAACTTCCTGCAGAGGATGAAATGTGGGTGGCTGATGTAAATGGGGATGAGGAGATTAACTCAATAGACTATGCCCTTATATCCCAGTATATTCTCCACTATACAGACCAGTTTCCAAAGGAAGAAAGAAATGATTATATACAGGTTGAGTGCGGTATATCACACACAGTAGCATTGAAATATGACGGAACGGTGTGGGTTTGGGGAGACAACACCAACAGAAAATTAGGTATAGAAGAAGGAGCAAATATTACCAAACCTTTCAACATCAAAGAACTTCAAGATATAGTTTTGGTGTCAACAGGGGACGAACATTCCCTGGCACTTAAAAAAGACGGTTCTGTGTGGGCATGGGGAAGAAATGTTGATAACCAGCTGGGGGACGGGACAAATATAACAAGAAGGGTTCCTGTAAAGGTTGAACTGGAAAAGATAGTGGGTATAGCTGCCGGCGGAAATTTTTCCGTTGCACTGAAAAATGACGGAACGGTGTGGACATGGGGCGGCAACAGAAGGGGGCAGCTTGGAGACGGTACAACTTCCCAAAAAGCTTTTCCTGTAAAAGTAGAAGGCTTAAGCGGGGTAAAGAAAATAGCAGCAGGATACGACCATGTACTTGCTTTAAAAGAGGACGGAACGGTATGGGCATGGGGTTCAGGGGCTTTTGGACAGCTGGGAAACGGTTCTGAAGACTTAAGTACTGTTCCTGTAAAAGTAAATAATCTTACAAAAGTAAAGGATATATATGCAGGAAAGAATGTATCTTTGGCTTTAAAAGAGGACGGGACTTTGTGGCTTTGGGGAAATAATGACTCAGGCATGATGGGGGATAATTCTAAGGACTTTTATAATACTCCCAAAAAATATGAACATATAGAAAACATCAAAAAGGCTAATATATCTCAATCTTACATAGCTGTTTTAAAAAATGACGGAACGGTTTGGACATGGGGATATAGTGAAAAGGGTGCTCTTGGAAACGGAAGTACCGAAATTAGCAGTTTGCCAGGCAAAGTTGAGGATTTGTCTTCAGTAAGGGCTTTATCTGCAGGTGAAAACCATATGGCTGTAATAAAATCCGATGGCTCCCTGTGGTGCTGGGGGGATAATAAATATGGTCAAATGGGTAATGGCACGGGGAATTTTGTAAATGTACCTGTGAATGTACCTGATATTTCTAAAATTACAAAAGTAGTGACAGGGCTAAGGCATGTAGTGGCACTGGATGAAGACGGAAATTTATGGGGATGGGGAGACAGTTCAAGTCTTCAGTTAATAGACAGCATTGACTCTAATATAGTGGATTTTCCTCACAAAATAGAGAGGGAATCATTGGTAGCTGACATTGTTGCAGGACCAGGGCGTACAGGCGTAATCAGGCAGGATGGGACTGTTATGCTTTATGCAACTAAAGGTTTTTCAGATAATCAGATAAAACCTTTGGAAATTGAGTTTTTTAAAGACTATAAAAAGATAGGAATAGGAGATAAACATATAGTTGGAATAGCTGACAATCAAAAAGTATATTCTTCCGGGGACAGCTATTGGGGGCAATTAGGAAACGGATCTCAAAACCACCACAACAATTTTGGGGACAATTTCAACACCAGTGTGGAAGTAAGCTATTTAGAAGGTATAATAGACATATCCACAGGTAAAGACCATACAATAGCCCTAAAGGAAGACGGGACGGTTTGGGGCTGGGGGGTGAATTTAAACGGCGAGCTGGGCAATGGGTTAACATCTCATATTAGCTTAGTTCCAACCCAGGTGCTTGAGGTGGAGGATATTGTTGCAATATCTTCCGGCATGTATCATGTATTGGCTTTGAAAAAGGACGGTACAGTGTGGGCTTGGGGAAGAAACAGTTCAGGTCAGCTTGGAAACGGAACAACGGCATCCAGTGTGCGTACCCCCGTTCAGGTAAAAGGTCTTGACAATGTAGTTGCCATAATGGCGGGAAAAAGCCATTCCATGGCCATAAAAGCAGACGGTTCAGTTTGGGTATGGGGGGATAACACTTTTGGCCAATTAGGGGACGGCACAAATGAAAACAAGCTTCTTCCTGTGGAAAATGAAAAATTAAAAGGTGCAAAGCTAATATCGGGAAAAGGCGATTTTACAATAGTTTTAAAAGAAGACGGAAGGCTTCTTAGCATGGGCGACAACAGCTTTTCCAATTTAGGAATAGGAAGAACGGATATAGTAACCCGGCCGGTAAAGGTTTATTAA
- a CDS encoding NADH-dependent [FeFe] hydrogenase, group A6, with amino-acid sequence MQMVNITIDNQKLQVPANYTILEAAREANIEIPTLCYLKDINEIGACRMCVVEVKGARSLQAACVYPVSEGLEIYTQSPAVREARKVTLELILSNHDKKCLTCVRNGNCELQKLSEDLNIKDIRFEGESGNYSLDNFSPSIVRDPNKCVLCRRCVSMCKNIQKVSVIDTNERGFKTIVAPAFNKSLNEVPCTMCGQCINVCPVGALKEKEDIDRVWEALDNPELHVVVQTAPAVRVALGEEFGMPIGSRVTSNMVAALKRLGFDKVFDTDTAADLTIMEEGTELIDRIKNGGKLPLITSCSPGWIKFCEHTYPEFIENLSSCKSPHEMFGAVLKSYYAEKEGIDPSKVFVVSVMPCTAKKFEAQRPELASTGFPDVDAVLTTRELARMIKEAGIDFKQLPEENFDDPMGEATGAGVIFGATGGVMEAALRTVAEILTGKSIEDIEYNEVRGVEGIKEATIEVADLKLKAAVAHGLGNARKLLDKIKAGEAEYHFVEIMACPGGCVNGGGQPIQPSSVRSWTDLRVERAKAIYEEDRALPIRKSHENPKVKMLYDEYFGEPGSEKAHKLLHTHYEKRENYPLDK; translated from the coding sequence ATGCAAATGGTGAACATTACGATAGATAACCAGAAGTTGCAAGTGCCAGCTAATTACACTATTTTAGAAGCTGCAAGAGAAGCGAATATAGAAATACCTACCCTTTGTTATTTAAAAGATATAAATGAAATAGGTGCTTGCAGAATGTGTGTGGTGGAAGTAAAAGGGGCAAGAAGCCTTCAGGCTGCATGCGTGTATCCTGTTTCAGAAGGATTGGAAATATATACTCAGTCTCCAGCAGTAAGGGAAGCTAGAAAAGTTACACTGGAACTGATTTTATCAAACCATGATAAAAAATGCTTAACATGTGTAAGAAACGGGAACTGCGAACTTCAAAAATTATCTGAAGACCTTAACATTAAAGATATTAGATTTGAAGGGGAAAGCGGCAACTATTCCCTTGATAACTTTTCACCATCAATTGTAAGAGACCCAAATAAATGCGTATTGTGCAGACGCTGTGTAAGCATGTGCAAAAACATACAGAAAGTTTCTGTTATAGATACAAATGAAAGAGGATTTAAGACAATAGTTGCTCCGGCATTTAACAAATCATTAAATGAAGTTCCATGTACTATGTGTGGACAATGTATTAATGTATGTCCGGTTGGAGCTCTTAAGGAAAAAGAAGATATTGACAGGGTATGGGAAGCTTTAGACAATCCGGAACTGCATGTCGTAGTTCAGACAGCTCCGGCAGTAAGGGTTGCTCTTGGAGAGGAATTTGGAATGCCAATTGGTTCCAGGGTTACAAGCAATATGGTTGCAGCTTTGAAACGCTTAGGATTTGACAAAGTGTTTGACACAGACACTGCAGCTGATTTGACTATAATGGAAGAGGGAACAGAATTAATTGACAGAATTAAAAACGGAGGAAAATTGCCTCTCATAACTTCCTGCAGCCCAGGATGGATAAAGTTCTGTGAGCATACCTATCCTGAGTTTATAGAAAATCTTTCAAGCTGCAAGTCACCGCATGAGATGTTTGGTGCAGTGTTAAAGTCTTACTATGCAGAGAAGGAAGGAATTGATCCTTCTAAAGTATTTGTTGTATCAGTTATGCCATGTACTGCAAAGAAATTTGAAGCTCAAAGACCTGAACTTGCTTCTACTGGATTTCCTGATGTAGACGCAGTTTTAACTACAAGGGAGCTTGCAAGAATGATAAAAGAGGCTGGAATTGATTTTAAACAGCTTCCGGAAGAAAACTTTGACGACCCAATGGGTGAAGCTACAGGTGCAGGGGTTATATTTGGTGCTACAGGAGGCGTTATGGAAGCGGCTCTTAGAACTGTGGCAGAAATCCTGACAGGTAAGTCCATTGAAGATATTGAGTACAATGAGGTAAGAGGTGTAGAGGGAATTAAGGAAGCTACCATTGAAGTGGCAGACCTTAAACTAAAAGCTGCTGTTGCTCATGGGCTTGGCAATGCAAGAAAGCTTCTTGACAAAATTAAAGCCGGAGAGGCAGAGTACCACTTTGTTGAAATAATGGCATGTCCAGGCGGATGTGTTAACGGTGGAGGACAGCCTATACAGCCTTCAAGTGTAAGAAGCTGGACTGACCTAAGGGTTGAAAGGGCTAAGGCAATATATGAAGAAGACAGAGCTTTGCCTATTAGAAAGTCCCATGAAAATCCAAAGGTAAAAATGCTGTATGATGAATATTTCGGAGAGCCTGGCAGTGAAAAAGCACACAAACTCCTACACACACATTATGAAAAGAGAGAGAATTATCCGTTGGATAAATAA
- the nuoF gene encoding NADH-quinone oxidoreductase subunit NuoF, giving the protein MQLYRSHVLVCGGTGCTASDSVKIIEELEVRIKEFNLQEEVKVVKTGCFGLCAEGPIMVVYPEGAMYTMVKVEDVKEIVEEHLLKGRIVKRLLQGAKAEEDASIEKSDFFKKQMRVALRNCGVINPENIDEYIAFDGYKALAKVLTEMKPEEVIETIKKSNLRGRGGGGFPTGLKWEFAARQESDQKYVCCNADEGDPGAFMDRSILEGDPHSVIEAMAIAGYAIGANQGYIYVRAEYPIAVNRLNIAIKAAKEYGLLGKNIFGTGFDFDLEIRLGAGAFVCGEETALMTSIEGNRGEPRPRPPFPAVKGLWGKPTILNNVETYANIPQIILKGPEWFNSIGTEKSKGTKVFAIGGKINNTGLVEIPMGTTLREVVYEIGGGIPGGKKFKAAQTGGPSGGCIPAEHIDAPIDYDSLIQLGSMMGSGGLIVMDEDTCMVDIAKFFLEFTVDESCGKCPPCRIGTKRMYEILERIIDGKGEEEDIEKLEVLAKNIKASALCGLGQTAPNPVLSTLRYFRDEYIAHVRDKKCPAGVCKSMMKYVINNEICKSCGICAKQCPVSAISGDRKTQTPYVIDQEKCIKCGVCMEKCPFKAIFKNV; this is encoded by the coding sequence ATGCAATTATATAGATCACACGTTTTGGTTTGTGGCGGAACAGGTTGTACGGCTTCAGATTCTGTCAAAATCATAGAAGAACTGGAAGTGCGGATAAAAGAATTCAACCTTCAGGAAGAAGTTAAAGTGGTAAAAACAGGTTGTTTTGGACTTTGTGCAGAAGGTCCCATTATGGTAGTGTATCCTGAAGGTGCAATGTATACAATGGTCAAAGTTGAAGATGTGAAGGAAATAGTTGAAGAGCACTTATTAAAGGGAAGGATTGTAAAAAGACTTCTTCAGGGTGCAAAGGCTGAAGAAGATGCATCTATAGAAAAATCTGACTTTTTCAAAAAGCAGATGAGAGTTGCACTTAGGAATTGCGGTGTAATAAATCCTGAGAATATAGATGAATATATTGCTTTTGACGGTTATAAAGCTTTAGCAAAAGTTTTGACTGAAATGAAACCGGAAGAAGTTATTGAAACTATAAAGAAATCCAATTTAAGAGGAAGGGGCGGCGGAGGCTTCCCTACAGGACTAAAATGGGAGTTTGCAGCAAGGCAGGAAAGCGACCAGAAATATGTTTGCTGTAATGCTGACGAAGGGGACCCGGGAGCGTTTATGGACAGGAGTATATTAGAGGGAGACCCTCACAGTGTTATTGAAGCAATGGCCATCGCTGGTTATGCCATAGGTGCAAATCAGGGGTATATTTATGTAAGAGCTGAATACCCTATTGCTGTAAATAGGCTTAATATCGCCATTAAAGCTGCAAAAGAGTATGGACTTTTAGGAAAGAATATATTTGGCACCGGTTTTGATTTTGATTTAGAGATAAGGCTTGGGGCAGGAGCTTTTGTGTGCGGTGAAGAGACTGCTCTTATGACTTCTATAGAAGGAAACAGGGGAGAGCCAAGACCAAGACCTCCATTTCCTGCAGTAAAAGGTTTGTGGGGCAAACCAACTATATTAAACAATGTTGAGACTTATGCAAATATCCCGCAAATTATTTTAAAAGGACCTGAATGGTTTAACAGTATAGGTACAGAAAAAAGTAAGGGTACCAAGGTATTTGCTATAGGCGGAAAAATTAACAATACCGGTTTGGTTGAAATTCCAATGGGAACTACACTGAGGGAAGTTGTATATGAAATCGGAGGGGGAATCCCTGGGGGTAAAAAGTTTAAAGCAGCGCAGACAGGTGGACCTTCTGGAGGATGTATTCCGGCAGAACATATCGATGCACCCATTGATTATGATTCATTAATCCAACTAGGTTCTATGATGGGTTCAGGTGGACTTATCGTAATGGATGAAGATACCTGTATGGTAGACATTGCGAAATTCTTCCTGGAGTTTACTGTTGATGAATCCTGCGGAAAATGCCCGCCATGCCGTATAGGTACCAAGAGAATGTATGAAATATTAGAGCGTATCATAGATGGAAAAGGTGAAGAAGAAGATATAGAAAAACTAGAAGTGCTTGCTAAAAATATAAAAGCTTCAGCCCTTTGCGGACTGGGACAAACAGCTCCAAACCCTGTTCTTAGCACATTGAGATATTTCAGGGACGAATACATTGCTCACGTTAGGGACAAGAAATGTCCGGCAGGAGTATGTAAATCAATGATGAAGTATGTCATTAATAATGAAATATGTAAGAGCTGTGGTATATGTGCAAAACAATGTCCGGTTTCAGCAATAAGTGGAGACAGGAAAACACAAACACCTTATGTTATAGATCAGGAGAAATGTATAAAATGTGGTGTTTGTATGGAAAAATGTCCGTTCAAGGCTATCTTTAAGAATGTTTAG
- a CDS encoding (2Fe-2S) ferredoxin domain-containing protein, giving the protein MKSIAELEEIRKKTLEQINLRTAEKEMRIVVGMATCGIAAGARPVMNAFISELSKRNINNVSVTMTGCIGTCRLEPIVEVIDKEGNKVTYVNMTPEKAVRVVAEHIVNGRVCIDYTIGEAEKE; this is encoded by the coding sequence ATGAAATCCATAGCTGAATTAGAAGAGATAAGAAAAAAGACTTTAGAACAGATTAATTTAAGAACAGCAGAAAAGGAAATGAGAATTGTAGTAGGTATGGCTACATGCGGTATTGCTGCGGGTGCAAGACCTGTGATGAACGCTTTTATCAGTGAACTTTCTAAAAGAAATATAAATAATGTGTCTGTAACAATGACAGGTTGCATAGGAACATGCAGGCTTGAGCCTATTGTTGAAGTAATAGACAAAGAAGGAAATAAAGTAACTTATGTAAATATGACTCCTGAAAAGGCAGTACGTGTTGTTGCAGAACATATTGTAAACGGAAGAGTATGTATTGATTACACAATTGGAGAAGCAGAAAAAGAATAA
- a CDS encoding ATP-binding protein, translated as MRDLSLHIMDIVQNSLSAKADKIDITICAHTDADLLEIKIKDNGVGMDEEFLKDVKNPFKTTRTTRKVGLGISLFEASAKNADGELIIDSKKNVGTEVIAYFRISHIDRLPLGNVAETLTTLIMAQPHIEYNLIIDNKKKQFEFSTLDIKKTLKDVPITQFEVIKWIGEYVNEGIKTIFGGVLDEIHS; from the coding sequence ATGAGGGACTTATCTTTACACATAATGGACATAGTACAAAACTCACTTTCTGCAAAAGCAGATAAAATTGATATAACAATATGTGCCCATACAGATGCTGACTTATTGGAGATAAAAATAAAAGATAACGGCGTTGGAATGGATGAAGAGTTTTTAAAAGACGTGAAAAATCCTTTTAAAACAACCAGAACAACCAGGAAAGTGGGGCTTGGTATTTCCCTCTTTGAAGCATCTGCAAAAAATGCTGACGGGGAACTTATTATAGATTCTAAAAAAAATGTGGGCACAGAAGTTATAGCTTATTTTAGAATATCTCATATTGACAGATTACCTTTGGGGAATGTAGCTGAAACTTTGACAACTCTTATAATGGCACAACCTCATATTGAATACAATCTGATAATTGACAATAAAAAAAAGCAGTTTGAATTTAGTACACTTGACATAAAAAAGACCCTTAAAGATGTGCCTATTACCCAGTTTGAAGTGATAAAGTGGATAGGCGAGTATGTAAATGAAGGAATAAAGACTATTTTTGGAGGTGTATTGGATGAAATCCATAGCTGA
- the nuoE gene encoding NADH-quinone oxidoreductase subunit NuoE yields MSTNNCCCCGAKDVRDEKLQEIIEKYKDTKGALVPVLHEAQELYGYLPIEVQKKISEGLGVSLSEIYGVVTFYTQFYLNPKGKYKINICMGTACYVKGAGQILDKFKELLGIDVDECTEDGMFSLEACRCIGACGLAPVITINDDVYGRLVPEDVEGIIKKYKE; encoded by the coding sequence ATGAGCACAAATAATTGCTGCTGCTGTGGCGCTAAAGATGTAAGAGATGAAAAGCTCCAGGAAATTATTGAAAAGTATAAGGATACTAAAGGGGCTTTAGTTCCGGTACTTCATGAGGCACAAGAATTGTACGGGTATCTGCCAATTGAAGTTCAAAAAAAGATCTCAGAAGGTCTTGGAGTTTCACTTTCTGAAATTTACGGAGTAGTAACATTTTACACACAGTTTTATTTAAATCCAAAAGGAAAATACAAAATTAATATTTGTATGGGAACAGCTTGTTATGTAAAGGGAGCAGGACAGATTCTGGACAAATTCAAAGAACTGCTAGGTATTGATGTAGATGAATGCACAGAAGACGGGATGTTTTCTTTAGAAGCTTGCAGATGTATAGGAGCATGCGGATTAGCACCTGTTATAACAATTAATGATGATGTTTATGGAAGACTTGTACCAGAAGATGTTGAGGGAATTATTAAGAAGTATAAAGAATAA
- a CDS encoding ExeA family protein → MKQAIMSLYYNQKITPVIILDEVQMMSNSILEELRLLFNFKMDSENPFILILSGQSQIRNKLQLAVNAPLKQRIAVKYVMQGLKPEELSDYIFTRLKSAGLHENIFTQAAIEAIYSASKGVPRLVNSLATSSLMYACSIKQKHVDEEIVYQGQKDFDI, encoded by the coding sequence TAATGTCTTTGTACTATAATCAAAAAATTACTCCGGTTATTATCCTTGACGAGGTACAGATGATGTCAAACAGCATACTTGAAGAATTAAGGCTTTTATTTAACTTTAAAATGGACTCTGAAAATCCTTTTATATTAATATTGTCGGGGCAATCGCAAATCAGGAACAAATTACAGTTAGCGGTAAATGCACCTTTAAAGCAGCGTATAGCCGTAAAATACGTAATGCAGGGGTTAAAGCCTGAGGAACTTTCAGACTATATTTTTACAAGGCTAAAGTCTGCCGGTTTACATGAAAATATATTTACCCAGGCTGCAATTGAAGCTATTTATTCTGCATCAAAAGGCGTACCCCGCCTTGTTAACAGTCTTGCAACCTCAAGCCTTATGTATGCTTGTTCAATAAAGCAAAAGCATGTAGATGAAGAAATCGTATACCAAGGACAAAAAGACTTTGATATCTAA